In Fundulus heteroclitus isolate FHET01 unplaced genomic scaffold, MU-UCD_Fhet_4.1 scaffold_98, whole genome shotgun sequence, one DNA window encodes the following:
- the LOC110366405 gene encoding interferon-induced protein 44-like, whose protein sequence is MVLFNPVSPLTQRDLGYSPTPSADDKVHVLVCVLSANAPQIKPSVVEKMKNVRETASELGIPQMAITTKIDELCGEIEKDLKNVYMSKCLRQKMKDFSAAVGIPMNCIFPMKNYSEEIKLNDDVDTLILSALRKMIDFGDDFIEKI, encoded by the exons ATGGTGCTT TTCAACCCAGTTTCTCCACTAACTCAGCGTGACCTGGGCTACAGCCCGACTCCCTCTGCTGATGACAAAGTCCATGTGCTGGTCTGTGTGCTCTCTGCCAATGCTCCACAGATTAAACCATCAGTTGTGGAGAAGATGAAGAACGTCAGAGAAACAGCCAGTGAGCTGG GAATTCCTCAAATGGCTATAACTACTAAAATTGATGAACTCTGCGGTGAAATTGAAAAAGACTTGAAAAATGTGTACATGAGCAAGTGCCTGAGACAAAAG aTGAAGGACTTCAGTGCAGCAGTGGGAATCCCAATGAACTGCATCTTTCCTATGAAGAACTACAGTGAAGAAATCAAACTGAACGATGATGTTGATACTCTGATCCTGAGCGCCCTGCGGAAAATGATCGACTTTGGAGACGATTTTATTGAGAAGATATAA